TGTGCAGCGTACTAATCGATGAAACTTTTACATACCTCATTTATTAACTGGACAATTGACAAAGTAGTTCAGTCAGGCGTCAGCAAAGAAGGGTTGCGGCAGCCATGGTTATATTCTATCTTTAAAAGGACAAATAGCAGGAGGTAGTAAATGGATAATTTTTCGTATACTTATAAACTAAACAGCAATGATTTGGCCCGCCTCACCAACTGCACAAGGGGACAGCACAAACCTATGCCGTAGTTGATAACCGATCATACCAGAAATACCAACCTGACAAAATAGCTCAGACAGGGTGGTCAAAAACCATAAACTCGCCAAACATATTTCCGATGCAAGTTGAGGAACTTTTGTTAGGTTGCTTGAATATAAAGTAGATTGCAACGATAAACAGATTGTAAAAATCAATCGTTTTTACCCAAGTTCAAAGACTTGTTTTGAGTGTGGTTGGATAAATCAAGACTTAAATCTTTCGATAAGAGAATAGACTTGCAAGAACGGACAGGTTTTAGACCCTGATCTAAACGCCGCAAGGAACATTCTTAAAGAAGGATTGAAAATAATATCGTCAGGAACTGGCGATTACACAGGTGGGGACTCAAATAAGACTTTTGTAACAAAGTATATGTCTGTGAAACCCGAAGGTTATTTGTCTTTAGCAAATGGTTAGTTCACGGATGTTATAAAAGCATCTAGATCGTCTTCTTTTCCCAGACCGAGTTTCTGTTTGAGTCGATATTTTGTCATTCGTACACTCTTGGATTCTACGTGAAGTAGTGCCGCAATTTGTTTGGGAGATAGTTTCATGTAGAGGTATGCACAATATTTCAGATCCAGAGAAGTAAGTTTCTGTTCCGCTTTTTTCTGTAGTCGTATAAAAAAATCAGGATGTATATTCTCAAATTCAGTAATATTCTCGAAGTCCTCATCTACCCTAATTTCTTCA
The Arachidicoccus soli DNA segment above includes these coding regions:
- a CDS encoding zinc ribbon domain-containing protein; the encoded protein is MLEYKVDCNDKQIVKINRFYPSSKTCFECGWINQDLNLSIRE